From the Selenomonas sp. oral taxon 920 genome, the window CGAGGAATCGTGCACACTGTCCCGCAAGATTGTAGACCTTCTCTGCAACGGCGGGCATCATCTCCGCGTCGAGGAGCGGCGTGAGCAGGTCCAGCGCGGCGGAACGCTCCCCCTCCAGGAGATGAATGCGCGCACGCAGGAAGATTGTATAGGGATCATGGGGCGCGTATTTCCCGCATTTCCGCCATGCCGCAAGAGCCTCGCGCGCACGCCCCGCCTCGATGTGAAGTGCCGTCAAAAGCCCCGCCGCCTCGACAGGCTCACGTCTGCGCAGGCGCTTGATTCCCTTGCGCGCCCCCGTCTCGTCTCCGCATGAAAGCGCCGCGAAAATATCATCGCGCAGCGCCTCAAGTCTGTCCATCCTCATTCCATTCCTCTCGCAAGACGTCCAATGCGGCGCAGCATACGCACTGCCTCGGGTGCGGCAGAGATCTCTCTGCAGGAATCCGGCAGGAGGAGAGCAAGCGCGCCCTGCTGTGCGGGTGCAAAGCCCCTCCCATATGCTGCTGCAGCTGCCGCCGTGCGTTCCATATCCTCAACCAGCGATGCTGCTGCAGAACACACATCCCCCGCGAGCAGGAATCGCCGCCGCTCGGAGAACTTCACCTTCGCACGCCGATCATAGTAGAGGCCCGCGCGCGGAAAGATGCCCGCCAGCACAGATGCGAGAAACGCCGCGTCCGCAGTTTCATCGTAATGTGCGTTCAGCGCCTCGATCACAGCCGCATCATCCGCTCCCGCCGCCCTGAGAAGGCGTGCGAACCGAGCAAGGGCTGGTGCGTAGTGCGGACGCAGCCGCAGTGCACGCTCATAGAGTGCCGCCGCCCCATCCGTATTCCCTGTAAGTTCTTCCGTCTCGCCAAGCCGCATGTAGACACTCGGCGCAAGAACCCCGGAGTAATCGCCCTCCTGATAGTATTCCTCGTGCAGACGAATTCCGTCCGTATACGCTTCGCGTGCCCGTGCGTAATATCCTGCCTCCCACGCATAGGTTCCGTAAATCAGGGGAAAATCCGCTTTCTCGGGAAGAGCTTTTCGTGCCGTCTCATATGCTTCCGTAATCTCTGCTTCCTCTGCCCCTGCGAGGATAAGGGATTGAAGCAGAACCGCATGCGGGCGATCCTCAGAGCCTACCGGACGATCCGCGCTGTCCCGCGCCAGTCGTGCATAATGCGCCGCCTGCGTATAGTCCTCCAACGTATAGTAGCAATCCATCAGATGATATTCATCGAGCTTTCGATACTCTCCGCGCGCACGTCGTGCAAGCAGCAGGGCCAGATCGCGTTTGGACTTCTCTTTGATGATGCGCGGCGAATAGCCCGTATGATAGAGCACGAGCCCCGGTGCCATCGCCATTTCGCGCGCCGGGTCGCCGCTGAGATTCTCCACATGCTCGTGGATGCTCCCCACAAAGCGGATGTGCGGTGCACGGCGGAAGATGCGCTGCACCTCTGCCGATGTGCCGAGCAGCGCCCCCGTATCCATGTCGATATTGACAAGGTGAACAATAAAGCCGTCGAACGTCTCCCGTCCTGCGTATTCCTCGATCAGCGGCCGCACGCGCGGTACGCTCTCCTCCGTGAAATACTCGTCCGCATCCGTAAAGACAACCCAGTCGCCCTTCGCCTGATCGAGTGCAAAATTCTTTGCCGCCGCAAAGTCATTGATCCAGTCGAAATGGCAGACTCGTGCACCGCCTGCACGCGCAATCTCCACCGTCGCATCCGTCGACCCCGTATCGACGACGATCATCTCATCGGCAAAGGTGCGCATCGACACGAGCCAGCGCGGCAGATTTTCTGCCTCATTCTTCGTAATGACACAGGCTGATATCCTCATCGTACCAACTCCATCAATTCCTTTGACTTTCGATGCGCGGGGGCAAGGGAAAGCGCATGCGCGAGATATTCCTGCGCCTCCGCACGCGCACCAAGATGCAGTGCGGCAAGCGCCATCCCATAGAGTGTATCCGGTGTCTCTCCCTCTGCGGCAGAGAGGAACTGCCATCCGAGAAATGCCCCCTTCCAACGCTCCGCTGCAGCAAAATCCTCTGCCGCAGCGAGCAGATGTTCTGTTCCATAATCAGCAGATATGCGCAGGAATCGCTCTGCCTGTTCTGCATTTGAATGATGAATAAACGCCTCACGCACTGTACGGTAGCCGTCTATGGTATCCGGCAGCGGAGCAGCATCCGGCTCATCATAATGGCGCCAAAGGATCTGCATCGCACGCGGGAGCACCCCACGCAGACGCTGATAGAGATGGATGCTCTCCGCATGGCGCTCTCGCTCTAGACGCAGAAGAACCTCCGGTATCTCTCGCGCATATTCGGCCAATGTGCCGACAACCTGCTCCCCAAATTCCTCTGCAGTTAGGCTCTGCATCTTCGTGTAGATCTCCGGTATCGGTACAGCCTGTCCGATCTCCTGCGAGAGCACGGCACGCGCCGCTGCAGCGAGTTCCAACCAACCGTAGCTGTCCGCAAAACGAGCAAGATAGGAAAGTGTCCCCGCATCGCTGCCGAGCATTTCACGCAAGCCGCTCAGAACGGTCCCCATATCCTCGGAGGCGTGCAGCTCCACATAGACATCCAGAGCCTCCTCGCGGGCTGTATCAAGCGCAAAGGCGCGGGCAAGCTCCTCCTCTGCCGCAGACGCATGCCCCATCTCCATCAGGAGGCGGGCACGCGCGGCAGATACTGCGCCTGCCCACACAGGAAATTCGGATGCCTCGCCTGCCGTATCTGCAGGACTCTCATAGAGTTCCAACGCACGCGTCAGTGCGGACAGGGCCTCTCCATCACCACATGCCGCAAGCAGCAGGCCAAGCCGTCCATAGAAGTCCGGCAGCTGCTGGAATTCTTGACACGCTGCACGCGCAGCTTCCACTTGCTGTGCAAGCGGAACATTTTCCTTCTCCATTGCATCAAGCAGGAGCTGATGGAGATGGCTCTGTGCGCCAACAGAACTCACAGACTCCTCCAATGCGGCACGCGCATAAATCAGCGCCGCCGCATATTTCCCAAGACCGTAATAGGTATCGGCAAGATAGCGGCAGTCTCCGGGCTGAAGCCCGCTCTCCTCTACGCGCCGCTCCATCAATGCAAGATTTCGCTCATGTTTCGCGCGGATACGTCCCGATGAATAGCCCACGTGGCGAACCGCAAGTGCCGCTGCTTCATGATAGAGAACGGGTTCTCCGTCCGTCTTGCGCAATGCCTCGTGCACCCGACCCTCATAGAAAAGCCCGCGCCCCATGCGCAGGAGTCGGACATGCGGCGCACGCCCCATTTCACGGCTGCCCGCATCCTCATCTATGTGCACAATCGGCAGGAGTACGGCATCCACATGCGGCAGGATCACATCCACCATGGAAAGATAGGCACGCACTTCACTCGGCTCAAAGAACGACTCATCTGCATCGAGGATGACAGCCCAATCACCGCTTGCCGCCCCGATTGCAGCATTCCGTGCGGCGGCGAAGTCATCTTTCCATGTAAAATCAATGAGCTTCGTTCCCGCCTTCTCGGCAAGCACACGCGTCCCATCCGTCGATCCCGTATCGACGACAATCCGTTCATTCGCGTAGACCGCTGTATTCGACAGCCAGCATTCCATATCCCGCACATCATCACGCACAAAGACACATGCGGCAATGCGCATCTCTTCTGCATGTGCAGCGATGCGCCGCCAGATCTCCATGCGGCGGCAGAGGGCCTCGTGCATCTCCGCCGTAAAGACAGACTGCTCCGTTCCCGACTCCGACGGCTGTATCCGGAGTGCCGTCGCTGCCGCCTCAATTGCCTCTGCGTAACGATGGAAGGCGGCAAGTGCCTCGGCATACTCAGCATGCATCTCCGGCAATTCCGGAAATTCGTGCGCGGCCTGCTCGGCCACAGCAAGGTACTTTTCTCTGAGCAGAGGCTGCATACCATAGATACGCAGGAGAATCCGATAGGAACGGCTGGCATATACAACACTGCGGCGCCCCATCCCAATGTCGAGAAGTGCATAGTGTTCTGCCATGTGTTCATCGCCCAGATTATCATAGGTCTCAGCGAGATAACGCCAGCAGCGATCCGGCATATTGCCCTGTTTCACTTCTTCGAGGAGAATGCGCAGATTTCGCTCCCCCTTTTCACGTGTCAGCAGGGCAGAATATCCTGTATGCACGAGAGACAGCAGGGATGCAGCAATCATTCGAATCGACGGCACCGTATCGTCCGCATTTCTCAACTCTTCATGAATACGCCCGACGTAATGCCGTCCCTCGCGTCGGCGAAAGATACGCGGTGCATAGGAGTCCAGCAGTGTCTCTCCGGTTGTCTCGTCGATATTATGCCACGGTATGAGAAGTACTTCACCGCCTGTGTGGTCTGCTTCCTCAATAACCGCACGTAAATGATCTCGTGTCTCGAGAGAAAAATATTCATCCGCATCGATAAAAATAATCCAATCTCCCGTCACATGGGCAAGAGCTGCATTCCGTGCCGCCGCAAAATCATCCTGCCACGCCCAATGATACACCGCAGCTCCATACGCCTCCGCTACGTGCACCGTATCATCCTGCGAGCCTGTATCCAAAACAATAAGCTCATCCACCTGCGACCTAAGACTTTCGATCGATTTTTTCAGGTGAGCAGCGTCATCGCGCACAATATAGCATGCCGTAATGCGCACGTTGTCTTTTATCCTCTCCCCCATATGCCCCCCCATATATGCTCTGTGTTTTTCCATCCAAAACTGTGCCCTTGCAGGCTCTCCAAGTTCCTGATAAAGCAATGAAAGGCGTTCTGCCGCAAAGGCTGCAACAGCATCGTTAAAGAACGAGGAGTCATGCGCGGAAGAAAAATCATCCTTATAGTGACGCAAGGCCTCCTCAAAGGATTCTGCTGCCTCATGATAACGCACGAGCCCACAGAGAATCATGCCGCGCTGGGCATAGAAGTCCGGCAGATACGGGAATTTTTCTATTGCCTCATCAGCAAATATAAGCATCTCCTCATCTGAATAATGAAGGGCACGCATGGACTCAATCATCTGGTGCCAGATCTTGCTCTCTTCGTCGGTGAAGGCAATATCCCCCTGCAGAGCCTCCTTGGACAGCATGAGCGTCTTTGCATAATCCTTCAGTCCGAAGTAACAGTCTGCCAGATAAAAGGCATGCATCGCTGTTCGTCCATGCATCTCAGCGTCATGCTCAAGCATGGCGATATTGCGCCGTATCTTCTCTGCCCCACGCTTCTGCAGATATCCGGTATGCCCCGCATCAAGGCGTGCATCCCCATAGACAAGCACCCGCTTCCCCCCATCGTCCCGGACCGCCTGCTCATGGATCATCCCTTCGTAGTGAAGTCCGGGCATTCGCAAAATCCGCGGACTCCACATACGCATTGCATCCTTCATGGAATTCTCTGTCATAAAATTGCAGAGTGAAATCATAATAATATCGACGTCTTTATTTTCATGGATTGCCGCTTCAATTCCATCCCGTAATTGCTCAGGATGAAAGAAATATTCGTCGGCATCCAAAAAAATGACAAAATCACCCCTGCATTGTTTGAGTGCATAATTACGTGCCTGAGAGAAATCATTCTTCCATGGAAAATCATAAAGGTGTGCATGAAACTCTGACGCCGCATCGGCTACAGCGGTGCTTCCGGCCGTAGAAACGACAATGATCTCATCCACAGTTTCCCGAACAGACGCAAGTGATCGGCAAAGCTCGTTCACTTCGTCCTTGACAATATAGCAGGCAGAGATCTTCATGTGGCACATCCTTTCCTTCTCATTCGAAGAATATTATACGCGATATTCACTAAATTAGCAAAGAAAAAGAACCCCTCCCCGAAGGGAGAGGTTCCATCCGTATAGATACAGCCGAGACTGTAAATTACTGGAGAAGCGAGAGAACTGCAGAACTGTTCTGGTTCGCCTGTGCGAGCATGGACTGCGCAGCCTGAAGCAGAACGTTGTTCTTCGTGTAGTTCGTCATCTCCTTCGCCATATCCGCATCGCGAATCGTGGACTCGGAGTTCTGAACGTTCTCGGACGCCGTCGTGAGGTTCGAGCTCGTGTAGTTGAGACGCGTCTGAACAGCACCGATGTTTGCCTGCTCGTCGAGCGCCTTCTGGAGAGCCGTCTCGATCGTATTGATCGCAGCGTTTGCCTTGTCCTGCGTCTGAACGCTGAGGACAGAGCCGTCCGTGCCCTTGAGACCAAGAGCGAGCGAACGCATATCCGTCATGCTGACCTTGATCGCCTGGTTCGCCTTGACACCCGTCTGGAGCGTGAGTGCATTGTCAGCGGACTCGTTCTCTGCGCGAACGCGCTCGTTGAATGCATCGAGGGCCGTATTGGCCGTCTTGCGGATCGCGCCCGTGTTGTCTGTGATCGAGAGCGTGAACGAGGAGATCTGATAGGTCGTACCAGCACCCGCAGCCTGAATCGAAAGAGCCGACTTGTTATCCGCCGTGTAGACGCTGTTCTTCGCCTTGTCAAGGCCAATGAGCGCCCCTTCCTTCGTGGAGGCCGTTGCGACTGCGGCCGTGCCCGCGAGGGACTCCGTGCCGTTGTACGCCGTGCTCTTGATAATATCAGAGAGCGCGTTCGTGCTGCCGACCGAGAACGTCGTCGTGTACGTGCGGCCCTGACGGACATACGAAACCGTGATCTTATCCGTCGACTGGATGTTGAGGCTCTCATCCGTACGGCTCTTGAGCTCTGTCAGTGCAGAACCCCATGCCGAAGCCGTGCTCATCGCGCTGTTCGTGAGCGTCGTGCAGGTTGCCGTACCAATGCTGTTGCGCGAACCATCGACGAGGTACTTGCCGTTGTACGTTGCAAGTGCATTGTCGTCGATCTGGTCAACCATCTGGTTGATTTCCTTCTGGATCGCGCGGCGATCTTCGTCCGTGTTCGTGTCGTTCGCTGCGTTGATCGCCTTCTCCTTCAGGGTCTTGAGGATCTCGACCGTGCTGGAGACAGCACCCTCAGCGGTGCGCATCATGCTGTTGCCGTTCTGCGTGTTCTGGTTGTCCTGATCGAGCGAACGGATCTGGACGCGCATACGCTCGGAGATGGCATAGCCGGAAGCATCATCGCCGGCCGAGTTAATCTTCATGCCCGAGGAGACCTTCTGAAGGCTCTTCGCGAGTGCCGACTGGTTCTTGTTCAGGATGTTGAGCGTGTTGACCGCCGACATGTTGTTCTTGACTACCATTGCCATGTGTAAATTCCTCCCTGGTGTCTTTCCGGATGTTCCGGAATGTTGAATGTATGTGCGGACATCCGTGCCCGCTGTATAATAGGCAAGTGACGCGTCTATCCTGGATGGCTGCTAGCTAGCCGTCCCTGGCAGCCGCCCCGCTTGCTTATTATCGCCTTACATAAAGTATATCGTCATGAAGAGGATATACTTAAGTATCTGACTGCAAACATTTTACTTTTTTTTCATCTGTTTGTCAAGGGCAGCGCCCTGCTTTTTTTAAAAAATTATTAGTATCGTCGGTTAAGGTTTCCGCCGAGAGGGCTCGCCCCCGTGAGATCGTAGCTGTGAACGGCGGCGTTCTGGCGGCGCGAACGGTTCAGCCATGCGCGTGCCTTGTACTGGATCTGCATCTCGAGCGGGCGGATCTCCGCATCGAGCGCCGCCCACTCCGCTCCTGCACGATAGGGATCTGCAGGCAGTGCCTGCAGCAGATCGACAATCTGCCCACGCTGCTCAACGAGTTCGATAAAGGTGTCAATCTCGCTTGCATCGACGAATTTGAGCAGTTCGTGTGTGAGCACACGATACTTCTCCCAGAGCTCACGCGCTGTCTCGTAGGATTCATCCGGCATAGACGCCGCTCCCTTCCATGCCCTGTGCGCCCTTCTCCTCGCGCGCCTTCTTCATAGCCTGTGCCCACGCATCGCGCAGCTCTGTCATGATGTCGGTTGCCTCCTGGATAATCGCAGGGTCGCTCTTCATATTTCCCTCGACCAGGCGGTCGTAGGCATAGTTATAGAGCGGCATCAGCTGATGGGAGATTTCATAATCCATGTTGAGCGTGATGCGGAACTCCGAGATGATATTCTGTGCCTTTTGGAGGGAGCTATTCGATGCCTCGTAGTTCTTCTCCGCAAGTGCCTCGACCCCCTCCTTGATGAACTTGAGACATCCGTTGTAGAGCATGAGTGTCAGTGCCTCGGGTGTCGCCGTCATCACCTGCTGCTTCTTATATGCCTCCGCAGCACTGTTTACCATATGGGAATCCCCCCCTGCATCACTTTCCATTGAAGAAATTGAACTGCGTCGAGAGACGGGCGATTGCTTCCTCCATTGCGTTGTACTTCTGGTAAAGCTTGCTCTCAAAGGACGACATGAGTTTCTTAAAGTCACTCATCTGCTTCTCGTAGTTCTGGATCAGCTTGCCCAGTTCGCTGAGATCCGTCTTGTCTGCTGCGACGCCGGAATGGCGCTCGAGCTCTTTGAGGCGTCCGCCCAGCTTGTTATAGAGACGGGTGGCAACACCGCTGTTGCCGTAGTCATCGTTCTCATCGTCATGCGAGATGAGACGGTACACCGCGTCCGGCTCTGCCGCAATTGCGTTCTTGAGCTTCGTCTCGTCGATCTGCAGATGCCCCTTCTGATCCTTTGCCGTGATGCCGATAGACGAGAGGGTGGAGTAACGCCCCGGCACGGACTTCACGGGGTTGATGACTGCGTCGCGCATATCGCCGATGATGGAGCGTACGTAACTGTCACGGTAGAGAAGGCCTTCCTTCGCCTTCGCGTTCCACTTCTCGACCTGCTCCTTCGTCATCCCGTCTTCCTGTGACTTCGTGAGTACGCCGTAGTCCTTGTGTCCCTTATCGCCGTATAGCTTGTTCAGTTCATCGAGCAGTGCATTGTACTCCTCGACAAATTTCTTGACGTTCTCGACAAGCTTGTCCTGATCCTGTGCGACATTGACCGTCGCCGGCGTGCCCACAGGAGTCGGCTTCTTAAATGTGTAGGTAACACCGCCCACCTCGAGCTTGTTGTCCTGCAGGTTGTTGTAGTCACGCCCGTCAATCTTGACGTTTGCGTTGGTTCCCGCTGCCGCCATGGAGATGGTCGTCGGACTGCTCGTTGTAAGCGTCATAGCAGAACCGATGGTGCCATTGCTGACAACACCGAGCTTCAGATTATTCAGGAGGGTCGTCGTATAACTCGCAGAACTTGAGGTTGTATCCACGGTGAGGTCAATCTTGTTGCTGTCGCCCGTCTTGCTGTTGGCGAGAGAAAAACCATCTGATACGGAGTCATAGTTCGCACGAATATCGAGCGAGGTCTTCTTCCCGCTCGCATTATAGCGAGCGTTATTGATCCGATTCGCAAGATCATTGAGCGTGAGGTTCTTCGTAAAGACCTCCTCCGCAGTGAACGTCACCTCTGCCGAGCCCGTGCCGTTTGACACCTTGAATTTGAGTGCCGTGTCCCCGTCCAGCATGCCGCTGGGACGTGTGCCGCCTGCAAATGCAATGTCCTTGAGCATCGTGCTCCCAGGTGTGCCCGTACGTCCGACATGCTGCCCCGATGCCGTCATGAGATAGGCGTTCGTCGCAGCCTGTGTGACCTCGACCGTATGTGCCATAACACCCGCATTCGCGTTCGCCGTCGCCGTAACGGCGTCGGTATTCGAGCTGGTCGTCGTCATCGGCTTCGTCAAAGAGCTCAGACGATAGTCAGACATGCGGCTTTTAAACGTATTCGTCTTGTCATAGACATTCGCATACGCTTCCTTACGCCACTCTGTTTCGACTTCCTTCTTATAAATACGATCGTATTTCTTCTGCTGAGAGATCATCCCGACCTTGACCAGTGACTCAACGTCAAGGCCCGACCCGGAAAGTCCATAGATACCTTTTGCTGATGACATATTCTTCTCCTTCTATCTCCCTACGCCGTCTTATCCAGGAAGGCGCCGATCCAGTCGTGCACCTTGATCATGTGCTCTACCATTGCCTCGGGCGGAACCTCGCGCAAGACCTCACCGGTCTTCTTGTCAAGCATTCGCACAGACATAAAGTTGACTTCTTTGTGGTACTGGAACTGCAGATCAACATTGATGTTTCGCATGATCTCATTGAGCTGCTGCGTGATGAACGCCGTCTGCTCCTCCGAGAGCGGCGCATGCTGCTCCTTCTCCTCTGCAGAGGACTCAGCCGGTTCGGCTGCAGGCAGTGCGCTTGTAGGCGATGTCTGCAACGACTCCTGCACATTCGCCTTGGGAACATCTTCCCCCATACTGCTGACGGCGACCGCCGCAAGCATAACATCCTGAACATTCGTTACGGTCATAAGGCACCCCTCCGTGTGTCATTGGGAACGCATCCGGCGTTCCCATTCCGTTCTTCCTTGATGGTTCCTTCTCAGTTTTTGGGCAAGGCACTAAGATCAAAGTTCGCGGGCGCTGCCGCTGCCTTCTGATTCTCTTCCTGAATCGCCCGATAGATCTCACCGCGATAAATCTTGACGCTGCGCGGCGCATCAATGGCAATGCGCACGTTGTCGCCCTGGACCTCCACGATGTTGACGACGACATTGTCGCCGATCATGATCTGCTGTCTGGGTTTACGTGTGAGTACGAGCATTACCGTTCCTCCTTCTCAGCGGGGAACAGGCGATGCTTCGTTGTATATGCGCTCCGGTCAAGCACAATCTGCTTTGCCTGACGCGTTGCGGCATTGATGACGATGGGAGCCATGAGGTTCGCGGTCAGATCGCGGATCTCATGCCCCGAGAGTGTAAGAATCGCATAGATCAGCACCTCCTCCGGAGATGTCAGGCCAAGCTCTGCCTCCACCTCATCGTCGATGGTGAACTCGTAGTCCGGGAAAAATGTGAGCGGCATCGTCATCAAAAAGGCAAGATCCGGCGTTTGCACCGACTGCAGGAACACGTACGGACTGTCCTCCTCGTACGGTATGATGACAAATTCCCGCTCCTCCTCGAAGGCGGGAATGCCTGCCGCAAAATGGATGATGGACTCTTCTGCCGCCTCAATCTCACCGAAGCGGCTCGTCATAATCTTCTTCATCAATGACTCCTGTTATGCACGTACATCGTATTTGCCTTCGCTGACCCACCTGTGGATATCGCCTTTTTGCTGCAGGTATGTTTCGACACTGCCGCGGTTGTAGTGCAGGCGCGGACGACTCTCCGTATGCCAGTGCGGCGTCGTGTGACCGACGGTCGGCTCTCCGACCGCCTGTCCCACATCAAAATGGATCTCAGGATCGGGAATCGCGGCGGCAACAAGCTGACGCTGCTGTGTCATGCGGTTTTCCATGTCACGCTTGGCGAACTCTATGCCGACCTGACGCCCCGGCTTGGGGCCGTCCTCGGCGAGCGCCCACGCCATCTGCGTATGCTTCGAGGTTCCCTTACGCACCTCGCTCATGCCGCGCTCGAGATTCTCGCGGGCAAAGTCCGTATGATTCGTATATCCGTAGCTGTGCCGGCTCGGATAGCTGTCAATCGAGAGCTTCGGCTGCGTCACGCCGCGGTTCGAGCGCGCCTGCTGCGTCTCCTGCTCGTAGCGCGGCTGATGGATTCCGGAATCCAGCGAATTGTACTGTATACGCATGCCGATGATCGGCAGCGTGGATCGTATATTGAGATAGCGCATGGGCATAAAGGGCATCCTTTCCCGTTTATGAACTGCCGTTACATGGTATTACCGCAGATAATCCACGAGCGAGAGCGGCAGGATGCGCGCCCCCATCGAGAGCGACATGCTCATGATCGTCTGCTGCTGCATCATCTTCGTTGCGAGCTCCGCCACGTCCGTCCCGGTAGCCGTTGTGATATCGCGCGTGATATTCTCCTTGTGATCCGTGAGAATGCTCTTCATATCCGTGTAGAGACCGCTGCGCGAGCCCGTCTCCGTATGAGCCTGCAGCGTCACCTGATTGGCAACATCAGCAAGCGTAACGCCGTCCGAACTCAGCCAGTGCGCATCGCACGCCTTCGTCTTGGCATAGACCGTCAGCATATTGTTGACCATCGCTGTTCCCGAGGGGTCGTCAGGAACACGGCCGGAGTTCTTGTCGTCGAAGAGGTCGCGCCCGAAGATATCAACGCCCGTCTTGTTGACTGTATCCGCCGACGGCTCCGTCGAGCCGTTCTGCTTGACCATCGAGATGTAGCGCCTGTCGCCCTGATACGTGACAAGCTGCTGGCGCACATAGGAAAATTTCAGCGTCACACCGGGCACCGCTGCTGTATTGGACCAGTTTTCGCCCTTGCCGGGTGCCGCGACAGGATCGTTGATCAACTCTCCCGTGTTCTTGAAGTTGTCCTTGATGAAGCCCGAGCCCTTCGTCACGCCCGCGACATTCCCTACGAAGGTTGTTTCACCGGCAGCAATCGCATCCGCCTCGGTCTTATATCCCTTGGCGATCAGATCTTTGTAGCCATCCTGCACGAACTCCTTCGTGTAGACGTTGCCCGTAAGCGTATTCATATAGTAGGTCTTGCCGTCGCTGCCCTCAAGCGAGAGCATCTGATGCAGGAAATCTGCACTGTCGTTGTCGCTTGCCGACGTAAAGAACGCCGTCTGACGATCGTCAAGGCTCTTGGTAACGCCGCGCTTCTTCAGGTCTGCCTCACTCGACATGAGGAAGGGCTGCTTGAGATCTGCCTGCCCTGAGAAAACATAGCGGTCGCCGAGCTGGGTATTGCCGAGCGAGACGATCTGCTCGATGTTCGCCTTCATCTCGCGTGCAATCGCAGGCCAGTCGCCGCTCTTCTCATCCTTGTCGTCGTTCGCGCCCTGAATGGTCTTTGCCTTGAATGTCTTCTGGATGTCCTCCATCGCGGAGAGCGAGGTCTGCGTCGAGTTCATCCACGAGATGCCTGCCTGAACGCTGGCCTGATAGC encodes:
- the fliD gene encoding flagellar filament capping protein FliD, with product MSSAKGIYGLSGSGLDVESLVKVGMISQQKKYDRIYKKEVETEWRKEAYANVYDKTNTFKSRMSDYRLSSLTKPMTTTSSNTDAVTATANANAGVMAHTVEVTQAATNAYLMTASGQHVGRTGTPGSTMLKDIAFAGGTRPSGMLDGDTALKFKVSNGTGSAEVTFTAEEVFTKNLTLNDLANRINNARYNASGKKTSLDIRANYDSVSDGFSLANSKTGDSNKIDLTVDTTSSSASYTTTLLNNLKLGVVSNGTIGSAMTLTTSSPTTISMAAAGTNANVKIDGRDYNNLQDNKLEVGGVTYTFKKPTPVGTPATVNVAQDQDKLVENVKKFVEEYNALLDELNKLYGDKGHKDYGVLTKSQEDGMTKEQVEKWNAKAKEGLLYRDSYVRSIIGDMRDAVINPVKSVPGRYSTLSSIGITAKDQKGHLQIDETKLKNAIAAEPDAVYRLISHDDENDDYGNSGVATRLYNKLGGRLKELERHSGVAADKTDLSELGKLIQNYEKQMSDFKKLMSSFESKLYQKYNAMEEAIARLSTQFNFFNGK
- a CDS encoding flagellar protein FlaG — its product is MTVTNVQDVMLAAVAVSSMGEDVPKANVQESLQTSPTSALPAAEPAESSAEEKEQHAPLSEEQTAFITQQLNEIMRNINVDLQFQYHKEVNFMSVRMLDKKTGEVLREVPPEAMVEHMIKVHDWIGAFLDKTA
- a CDS encoding DUF6470 family protein; its protein translation is MPMRYLNIRSTLPIIGMRIQYNSLDSGIHQPRYEQETQQARSNRGVTQPKLSIDSYPSRHSYGYTNHTDFARENLERGMSEVRKGTSKHTQMAWALAEDGPKPGRQVGIEFAKRDMENRMTQQRQLVAAAIPDPEIHFDVGQAVGEPTVGHTTPHWHTESRPRLHYNRGSVETYLQQKGDIHRWVSEGKYDVRA
- the csrA gene encoding carbon storage regulator CsrA → MLVLTRKPRQQIMIGDNVVVNIVEVQGDNVRIAIDAPRSVKIYRGEIYRAIQEENQKAAAAPANFDLSALPKN
- a CDS encoding flagellin N-terminal helical domain-containing protein, which encodes MVRISSNYMVRRYQHDLNALDYTKSKLMEQGDGSKLHRPSDNSVDYSRYLRYDVSEGENDRYQASVQAGISWMNSTQTSLSAMEDIQKTFKAKTIQGANDDKDEKSGDWPAIAREMKANIEQIVSLGNTQLGDRYVFSGQADLKQPFLMSSEADLKKRGVTKSLDDRQTAFFTSASDNDSADFLHQMLSLEGSDGKTYYMNTLTGNVYTKEFVQDGYKDLIAKGYKTEADAIAAGETTFVGNVAGVTKGSGFIKDNFKNTGELINDPVAAPGKGENWSNTAAVPGVTLKFSYVRQQLVTYQGDRRYISMVKQNGSTEPSADTVNKTGVDIFGRDLFDDKNSGRVPDDPSGTAMVNNMLTVYAKTKACDAHWLSSDGVTLADVANQVTLQAHTETGSRSGLYTDMKSILTDHKENITRDITTATGTDVAELATKMMQQQTIMSMSLSMGARILPLSLVDYLR
- the fliW gene encoding flagellar assembly protein FliW, with protein sequence MKKIMTSRFGEIEAAEESIIHFAAGIPAFEEEREFVIIPYEEDSPYVFLQSVQTPDLAFLMTMPLTFFPDYEFTIDDEVEAELGLTSPEEVLIYAILTLSGHEIRDLTANLMAPIVINAATRQAKQIVLDRSAYTTKHRLFPAEKEER